The DNA region GTCGCTTTGACACCATGGATCGGAAGTTCCATTGGCTTCTGGCCGTGCAGGTCACCACCTTGGTGACGTTGGTTGCTGCCACGTTCAGTCTGATTCGTTGACAGGTCACAGGGATCTCACACACTGCTCACTGCTCCGTGACAACTCGATTTGGCCGTCCGCGTAAGCTCACGCATGGACACGGTGATGAGCATCTGGCGCGATCTGAAACTGGCCTGTAAATCGCTGGTGAAGGCTCGGGCATTCACATTTGTGTGCGTGCTCTCGCTGGGCCTTGGGATGACACCCGTCATCGCCGTCCCGTTCGCCACGCGGGTCTTCACGATGGTCCCCCCCGGGCTGAACACGGACGGCCTGATCGAACTGGTGACGACGGCCCAGGGGTCGCGCAGCGCCACGAGCCTGTGGTCGTATCCAGACTTTGTCGAGTTCCAGAATGCCAACGTCGGCGCAGCGCTGACCGCTTGGTCGCCGGCTGGGGCGGAAGTGGCCTTCGATCCCTCACAAGGAGGGAAGGTCACGGTGGACGCGATGTTCGTGTCGCCGAACTATTTCGCCGTGACCGGCATGACGCTTGCGCAGGGGCCCGGCTTCAGCGAGACCACCGATCCCATTGTTGTCGTGGGCCACACCTTCTGGCAGAGAGCGCTGGGCTCCGATCCCAACATCGTGGGCAGACCTATCACGGTGAACAAGGTTCCGCACACAGTCGTCGGCGTCGGACCGGCTTCGTTCGGCGGCCATCGAGGCGCCCAGACGTCCGAGCTCTTCCTTCCGCTCGGGCGGCACCCGAGCGTTCTGGCCGACGCCACGATTCGATTCGACCGCGCCAAAGAGTGGGTCAGCATCCTCGGCCGGCTGTCACCAGGCACCGACATGGTCCAGGTCCGAGGTGGTGTGGCGGCTGTCACCACACAGTTGGCGAAGGATCACTCCGCCACCAACGAATCCAAGCTTGGCACCGTCGAGCCTTACCACCCGATTGGCAGTCTCGATGCGGCAGATCTCACAATCATCCAGGCCTGGGCGCAGACCATTGCAACGCTGCCGCTCCTGGTGATCTGCCTGAACATCACCGGCATGGTGCAGGTGCGTGGCTCGATGCGCGAACGCGAGCTCTCCATCCGCCAGGCGATCGGCGCCAGCCGCAAACGCCTGATGCAGCAGATGCTCGCGGAGTCCGTGGTGCTCGCGGCACTGGGCGCGATGCTGGCGTCGCTGGTCCTCTTCAACATTCCTCCCTTGCTGGCGTGGTGGGTTGGCGAGCCGCTGCCGGAGCCCTTCGCAAACGCGTTGCGTCTTGACTTCAGGATGATCGCGATCGTGACCGGCATGTGCCTCGCGACAAGTCTCGTGTTCGGATGGCTGCCGGCTGCACGTTTCAGCCGGCCCGTGATTATCACCGTGCTGAAGGACGACGCCGGCACGGGCGGTGTGAGAGCAGGCCGCCTCCAGCGTGTGGCGACGGCCCTTCAGGTGGCGATTGCCACGCCGTTGCTGATTCTGAGCGGCATGACACTCGACCGCGTGCGGGCGACTGCGACTGACCACCTCGGATTCGAATCCGAACTCCTGTACTCCGCGCCGCTGCCGCTGGACGCGATTGAAGGCGCGAACGCGGCGTTCAAAGTGCGAAGCGCCCAGGAGACCCTGGCGCAAACCAGCGGAGTCGCGTCTGTCACGGTCGCGGACGGCCTGCCGCTGGACTTCCGGTACCGGATGACCAGGGTGGCGACCATCCCGGACGAAAACGCAGCGCCGAAAATAGTCGCCATCCATGTGACGCGGGTCGGCGACGGATACCTTGAGACACTGGGTATTCCGCTCATCCGAGGACGCGAATTCAGTCGTGACGATCGCGTGGGCGCCGCAGAGGTTGCCATTGTCGCCAAGCCGCTCGCTGAGCGGCTGTTCCCTGACGCGGACCCCATTGGTAAGCGCGTCACGTTCCGCCCCGGCGAAAAATCCGAGCGGACACTTACCATCGTGGGCGTCACGGCGGACTTTCCAACTTCACAAATGAGCACCGATCGCGCGCAGTTGCTGCTGCCGCTCGCGCAACACCCGGCTGTCCTCGAAGACGCTGTCGGTGTGGACGACGACTTCGGCGGAAGCGCCACCTTGATGCTGGTGGCACGCAGCACCCCAGGGGAACAGCCGAAGGCGATAACCGCGGCTCTGGAGCGAGTGCTCCGAGCCCTTGATCCCGAGTTTGAGCCCGCCAGCATCGTCACCGGCACCTGGCTGAGGGAGAAGAGTGTGAATGATTTCCTGACGCAGTCGGCGGTGGCAGGAGTGGTGGGTGGTGTGCTCCTGCTGCTGGCCGCGCTTGGCATCTACGGTGTTGTGGGCCTGATGGTGGCGACGCGAGTTCGCGAAATTGCCGTGCGAGTTGCCCTGGGCGCGTCGCGGCGCCGCGTGATGGGCATGGTGCTGTTCGACGTGGTGAAACTGGTGCTGCCTGGCGTTGGTGTGGGTGTGCTGATCGCCGTCGCCTTCGTCAAACTGAATGGCCGGGACTTCGGCATCCCGCTGAGCGATTTTGAACCGCTGGCGTATCTCGCCGGCTCGACGGTCACCCTGCTCATTGCCGTGCTGGCCAGCATCGCGCCGGCGCGCCGCGCGGCGTCCATTGCGCCGATGCTGGCTATGCGATCGGAATAAGACAGGCTCCAAAAACAAAAACGGCCCAACGACGCATACGGTCGTGGGGCCAGAGTCGACTTCGTGGTCCTTACTAGCGGCGGTATACCCACCGGGGCGCGGTCCATCAGGTCGATCCCTCACCGCGCACGCTGAGTGTATCACAACTCGGCTGCACCCGTGTCGAATGCGCTCTAACGCACGCGCAGGCCAATGGTGAACACCAGCGCGCCCGTCTGACTGAATACCGCTGGCTGCGTCGCAATGTGCTCCTGCACGCGGGTGAGCGGCACCTCGAAGATCTGCTGATCCGCGTTGAGGATCTCCGCGACGACCGAGGTCCTGGCAGGCGACGAGAGCCATCGGACGCCGGTCGTCAGCGCCACGTGCCGTCCCATCGCGATCGCGACGTCCACTCCGGCGTTGTAGCCGGCGCGCCACTCGTCTGAAAACCGCAAGCGCGCCAGCGCTTCCTCATAAAAGAGCGTTGAGTGGCCGCCCATCCGGAACTCCACGTAGGAGGCCTTGTCGAAATGTCCACTGAGATGTGAAAACAATAGTCCGCCGGTCAGCGTCAGGTCCACGCGTTCGCCGCCGAGTCTCAGTAGCCCGTTGGCGCCAAGGCGCCACAGCGTGAGGGTGCCCTCCGTGTCCGGCCAATCGAATGACCGCTGATAGGTGAACTCACGTTCGATGTAGTCCGGAGGTTGGCGCGTCAGATAGGTCAGTCGCACCTGATTGGGCGTATTGACGCCCCCGATCGCGTGCGATACCCGGCTCCCAAACAGTTGGACGCCCAGGCGCCGGCCAGGCACCCAGTTCACGCCGGCCACAAATCCCTTTGGTCTACCGCCCGCCAGTTGCAGGGTCTGGCCAGCCCGGCCTGTGGCAGTGCCTCCGTTGATGAGCAGCGGCTCGTAGTCAGAGGTAAATGTGCCCGTCACGACCTTGGCCGGGACTGCAAACGAACCGAACAGCTCCACCCGCGACTGCGCGGCAGCCGGCGCGGCCAGCAGAACCAGCGACAGAACCGCTGCGACCCGGGTCATCACCTTCGATTTTACGCGCCCTCCGGTCATTTGGCGTCCGCAGCGTGATTGAGGCACGATGAAGGGATATGCCGGACGTCGTCGTGATCGGCGGTGGAGTGGTGGGCGTGGCGTGCGCCCGGGAGTTGGCCCAGCGGGGCGCGAAGGTCACAGTGCTCGAGCGCGATCGCATCGGGCACGGGTGCTCGTATGGCAACGCCGGCTGGCTCACGCCGTCGCTGGCCTCGCCCCTGCCGAATCCAGCGATGCTGCCCAAGGCGATGCAGTGGATGTTCAATCCGGAGAGCCCGCTCTACATCCAGCCGCGCCCTGGATCCCTCATACCTGCGATGGCTGGCCGGGTTCTTGATGTCGGCGCGAAAGGCCAGAATGAGCGTGGCACCGAGGCACTCGTCGAATTGTGCCGCGTGAGCGTGGACCTCTGGGAGGAAGTGGCGAAGCGCGCGCCCGGCTCGTTTGGCTTCGAGCGTCATGGCCTGCTGGCCGTGTACGAAAAAGCCGAATCGTTTGAGGCCGCCCGATCGTCAGTGGACTTTGTCGCGAGCCGAGGCATTCGAGCGGAGCGCTGGACCTCGGATGAAGTCCGCGAACGCGAGCCCGCCGTCGTGGGCAAACAGGTAGGCGGTTACTTCTATCCCGACGATGCGCATTGCGAACCGTATCGAGCGGTGACGACGCTTGCGGCAGAAGCCAGGGCCGCGGGCGTGACGTTTGTCGAGGGCGCTGAAGTCTTCGGTATCTCCGGTAGCGGCTCAGGTCCGCGGATGTTGAAGACCACTCGGGGTGAGGTGAAGGCAGACCGCCTTGTGGTGGCCACGGGGCCGTGGTCAGAGCAACTCGGTTCGATGCTGGGTGTGCGCTTGCCGGTGCTGGGCGCAAAGGGATACTCGCTGCTTCTGCCGCGCGCCAATCCGCATCCCACGCGGTCGATCTATCTCATCGAACGCAAAGTGGCCGTCAATCCGCACGCTGATGCGCTGCGCATTGCCGGCACCCTTGAGTTGGTTCGAAACGATTTTTCGATCAATGCCCGTCGCGTGGATGTGATCCTGCGCGGCGCGAAGGCGATGCTCAACCTGGGCGATTCGCCAGTAGTGCGCGAAACCTGGCGCGGACTGCGGCCCTGCACACCCGACGGGATGCCGCTCATCGGTCGCGCGCGTGGTGGCGGTGAGGTGTGGCTGGCCACGGGCCACCAGATGACCGGGCTCAAGACCGCCACGGGTACAGGTCTGCTGCTCGCGCAGTTGATGTCTGGCGAGACGCCTCGCTTCGACCCCGAACCCTTCCGCGCAGATCGGTACTGAGGCCTGCAGATGATCGGCACCACCGGCCTCCACAATCTCCGCGTCGACGCCATCGTCGGCATCTATCCGCACGAGCGCGACAAGGCCCAGACGCTGTTCCTGGATATCGAACTCGACTACGACTTCGGCCCGGCGGCGGAGTCTGATGTCATCTCTGACGCCGTGGACTACGACGGCGTCGCGTCGTCGGTCACCGAGTTGATTCAGACCCGCCGTTTCCAACTTCTTGAGGCGATGGCAGAAGCGACGGCGGCGATGGTGCTTGAACGCGTCCCTGTCGTACAGGAAGTGCGACTGGAGATCCGGAAGCCCGCCGCTGTGCCCGCGGCCGCCAGTTCGTTTGTGCGTGTCACGCGGAGGCGTGCGTGAGGAAGCCGCGCACCGACGGGGCGCCAGTCGCCGTTGTGACCGGCGGTGCCCGGCGGCTGGGTCGTCATTTGTGCGCGACCCTGGCTGCTCGGGGTTACCGCGTTGTAGTCATCTACCGCGCGTCGGCGGATGATGCGGAGGCATTGGCGGCCGAGATTGGCGAAGGCGGCGGCACGGCAAGGGCGCTTCAGGCGGACATCGGCGTGGCGGCGCAGGTGCACGAGGCGTTCGACAACATTGCCGAGCACGAAGGCCGCGTCGACTTGCTGATCAACAACGTCGGGAACTACAACCCGCAGGACGTCACGCTGCTGGATCCGGCGGTATGGGACGCCACACTCGCCACCAACCTGTCGGGCGCGTACTACTGCTGCTTTCACGCCATCACCCTCATGCCGAATGGCGGACAGATCATCAGCATCGGCATGGCGGGCCTGGAGGGAATTCGCGCCAACCGGCGCGGCGCCGATTACTACGTCAGCAAGACGGGCCTGCTGGTGCTGACGCGTGCGCTCGCGTCCGGCTACGCCACCCGCCAGATTCGCGTGAACATGGTCTCGCCGGGCCAACTCGACAACTCAATCGATCTGCCGCCGCCCGACCTGATCGGCCTGGAAGTGCCGCTCGGCCGCGCCGGCACGGTCCAGGACATCAGCCAGGCGGTGGAGTACTTACTCGACGCCACCTATGTCACCGGCGCGAACATCGACGTCGCCGGCGGATACCGACTGTAACGACAGCCGTCGGCATGCGAACTACAACCTCGTCGTTCGTGCCGCTGTGGGACCGGCAGGCGGAGTGGCAGCGGCGCATGGACATGGTGCGGCAGGCGCGGGAGTTCCTCTACCTGTCGCTGTTCTACATCGAGTACGACGCCTACGGGCGCGAGATGCTGGATGCGCTGCTTGAGGCGCAACGGCGCGGCGTGCGCGTGCAGCTGATCATTGACGGTTTCGGCCAGCGACTGGGCGGTGTGTTGATGACTCGCGCCGACCGCGCCGCGCTGTCTGCGGCACTTGCCGCGTTGCGCGCCGCCGGTGCGGTGGTGACGATGTATCGGCCGCCGCGATTTGTGCAACGGCGACTGGCCGGCGGGCATCACGTGAAGATTCAGGTGTCGGAAGCCGGCGAAGCCATCCTCAGCAGCGGCAATGTCACCAAGTCGTCGTTTGACGGCTGGAACGAATACGCGATGGCCGTGCGCGGAGCCGTCGTGCCCGTACTGCTTGAGAGCTGCGCACTGATCGGCGGCGTTGTGTCACCGCAACACGTGGCCCAGCTGCAGGCGATAGCGGCGACCGAACCCGGAGACATCACCCTCGACTACTGGTTCTGCAACCCCAACCTGCATCAGGGTCCAACGGGCGCGTTGGGTTGGCGTGGGCCGAACGCGCTCACCGACCGCATGATCGAGATGGTGGACGCGTCGCAGCGGTCACTCCGCATGACCAGTTTTTACTTCAAGCCCACTGAGTCGCTCATGGCTGCAGTGTTGCGTGCCGCGCGTCGTGGCGTACACGTCGAGGTGCACCATTCCCATCGCGACGCGCTGCCGGCGACCGATCTGGCCTGGATCGCGGCGGCCGTCCGCTACCGCGATCTGTTTTCGGCCGGCGTCCACATCTATGAAAACCGGCACGGCGAACATTCCAAGATCGTCCTGGTAGACGACGAGTGGGTGGCGTGCGGCAGCTACAATTTCGAGGATGCGGCTCACGATCGGTTGGCTGAGGCGATGCTGGCGAGCCGAGACGAGCGGGTAGTGGCGCCGGCTCGAGCGATCTTCGACGGACTGCGGCGGGATCCGGACAACGAGCAGGTAACGCCCGGGGTGATGGACCAATGGCCGGCGTGGGTGTGGCGGCGCGTGGCGCGCTACGGCCGGTTCAAGCGGTGGATGTAACAGCGATGACCGGACTGCGATTCAAGGAAGTGGAACATAAGTTCGTGGTGGGCGACCACTTCGACCTGGCGGGTTTTCGGCAAGCGCTCACGGCGCTCGGGCCCGTCCGGCATGTGACGCTCCGCGCACGGGATCGCTATTTCATCACCGAGTCTGGGCGGGACCGCGGCTTCGTGATCCGCCATAGGTTCGACCGCGAACTGCATGAGCTGACGATCAAGTCCGTCGCCGCTGACGCGGAGGTACGCGACGAAATCAACCTCGGCCTCAAAGCCGGCGACCAGGATGCGCAGGTGGACGCCTTTGTCGGCGCCCAGGGCATCGTGTGGCAGGGGGCGTTGTGGAAGGACCTCGAGGTGTGGCATTTCGCCGATTGCGAGGTGGTGCACTACACCGCCACGGCCGGAGACCGGGTGGTGCGATGTGTGGAGTTTGAGGCCACCGACAAACCCACGCTGGAAGCAGCGCTGGCCGTGGTCAGCCGCTATGAGGCGGCCACCGGGTTCGCAGAAACCGAGCGCAATCCGGCGTCGTTGCTTGAGTTGATGTGGCCGCACGTTCTGCGATCGGGCAGGACTACACTTACAGAATGAACCGGGTTGTCACTGACTACGAAGCCTACCTGTTTGGCGAGGGCACGTGGCTGCGCGCCTGGGAGAAGCTGGGCGCCAGGCCTGCGGTGGTGGAAGACAAGGCCGGCTATACGTTTGCGGTCTGGGCACCCACCGCCAGCCGCGTATCCGTCGTCGGCAACTTCAATGGATGGGACGCCAGCGCGCATCCGATGCGCAACCTCGGCGTGAGCGGCCTGTGGGAGACCTTTATCCCCGGCGTGGCTGAAGGCGAGCCCTACAAATTCGAATTGCAGTCGGCGCTGGGTGGACCGTCGTTCACGAAGGCCGATCCATTTGCGTTGGCGGCGGAGCATCCGCCTCGCACGGCATCGGTGACCTCCACGCTGGGCCGCCACGAATGGCACGACCACTCGTGGATGGACGCGCGCACCCTGCGCGGCGTGGCCCTTGATGCGCCGATGTCGATTTACGAAGTGCACCCAGGGTCATGGCGGCGGAAGCCCGAGGAGGGCAACCGATCGCTGAACTGGAAGGAACTCAGCAACGAGCTGATTCCGTACGTGAAGCAGCTCGGCTTCACGCACATCGAGCTGATGCCGGTGATGGAACATCCGTATGAGCCGTCGTGGGGCTATCAGGTCACCGGCTACTTCGCTCCCACCAGCCGCTTCGGATCTCCCGATGACTTCCGCGCGTTCGTGGACACGTGTCACCTGAACGGCATCGGCGTGATTCTCGACTGGGTGCCCGGCCACTTTCCCAAGGATGCGCACGGGCTGGCGCGATTCGACGGCAGCGCGCTCTACGAACACGAAGACCCGCGGCAGGGCGAGCACCAGGACTGGGGCACGCTGATCTTCAACTACGGCCGCCATGAAATTCGCAACTTCCTGCTGACCAACGCGCTCTACTGGCTTGAGTCGTTCCATGTGGATGGCCTGCGCGTGGACGCCGTGGCATCGATGCTGTACCTGGACTACTCACGCGACGCCGGCCAGTGGATTCCCAATCGCCACGGCGGTCGCGAGAACCTGGACGCCATCGACTTCTTCCGCGAGTTGAATACGATCACGCACGAACAACATCCGGGCACCGCGATCATCGCCGAGGAGTCCACCGCGTTTCCCGCCGTGAGCCGTCCCACCTGGGTGGGCGGGCTGGGCTTCACCTACAAGTGGAACATGGGCTGGATGAACGACATCCTGACCTACGTGAGCAAAGATCCGGTGTTCCGCCGGTGGGAACATCAGCATCTGACGTTCTCGATGTTGTACGCGTGGAACGAGAACTTTGTCCTGCCGTTCTCACACGACGAGGTCGTGCACGGCAAGGGCTCGCTCATGACGCGCATTCCGGGCGACGAGTGGCAGCGCGCCGCCACGCTGCGGACGCTCTTTGCGTTCATGTATGTGCACCCGGGCAAGAAGCTGATGTTCATGGGCTCGGAGTTTGGCCAATGGCACGAATGGAGCCACGAGCGATCGCTCGACTGGCACCTGCTCGCCGGTCCGGTGCACTCTGGGCTCCAGCGTTTCGTCACCGATCTCAATCATCGCTATCTCGCGGAACCCTCGCTCTATCAGGTGGACTTCGCCGAAGCCGGATTCGAGTGGATCGACTGCAACGACCACGAAGCGAGTGTGATCTCGCTCATCAGGCGCGCGACCGATCCCACCGACTGGGTGGTGGCGGTGCTCAACTGGACTCCCATCGTCAGACACGACTACCGCATCGGCGTACCCGAGGCCGGCTTCTACGAAGAACTGCTGAACAGCGACGCGGAGGTGTACGGTGGCAGCAACGTCGGCAACGAAGGCGGCCGCCAGACAGAGGATGTGCCCCGACACGGACATCAGCAGTCACTCGTGCTGACGCTTCCGCCTATGGGGGCACTCATTCTGAAACTTAGGAACTTGG from Acidobacteriota bacterium includes:
- a CDS encoding ABC transporter permease gives rise to the protein MDTVMSIWRDLKLACKSLVKARAFTFVCVLSLGLGMTPVIAVPFATRVFTMVPPGLNTDGLIELVTTAQGSRSATSLWSYPDFVEFQNANVGAALTAWSPAGAEVAFDPSQGGKVTVDAMFVSPNYFAVTGMTLAQGPGFSETTDPIVVVGHTFWQRALGSDPNIVGRPITVNKVPHTVVGVGPASFGGHRGAQTSELFLPLGRHPSVLADATIRFDRAKEWVSILGRLSPGTDMVQVRGGVAAVTTQLAKDHSATNESKLGTVEPYHPIGSLDAADLTIIQAWAQTIATLPLLVICLNITGMVQVRGSMRERELSIRQAIGASRKRLMQQMLAESVVLAALGAMLASLVLFNIPPLLAWWVGEPLPEPFANALRLDFRMIAIVTGMCLATSLVFGWLPAARFSRPVIITVLKDDAGTGGVRAGRLQRVATALQVAIATPLLILSGMTLDRVRATATDHLGFESELLYSAPLPLDAIEGANAAFKVRSAQETLAQTSGVASVTVADGLPLDFRYRMTRVATIPDENAAPKIVAIHVTRVGDGYLETLGIPLIRGREFSRDDRVGAAEVAIVAKPLAERLFPDADPIGKRVTFRPGEKSERTLTIVGVTADFPTSQMSTDRAQLLLPLAQHPAVLEDAVGVDDDFGGSATLMLVARSTPGEQPKAITAALERVLRALDPEFEPASIVTGTWLREKSVNDFLTQSAVAGVVGGVLLLLAALGIYGVVGLMVATRVREIAVRVALGASRRRVMGMVLFDVVKLVLPGVGVGVLIAVAFVKLNGRDFGIPLSDFEPLAYLAGSTVTLLIAVLASIAPARRAASIAPMLAMRSE
- a CDS encoding FAD-dependent oxidoreductase yields the protein MPDVVVIGGGVVGVACARELAQRGAKVTVLERDRIGHGCSYGNAGWLTPSLASPLPNPAMLPKAMQWMFNPESPLYIQPRPGSLIPAMAGRVLDVGAKGQNERGTEALVELCRVSVDLWEEVAKRAPGSFGFERHGLLAVYEKAESFEAARSSVDFVASRGIRAERWTSDEVREREPAVVGKQVGGYFYPDDAHCEPYRAVTTLAAEARAAGVTFVEGAEVFGISGSGSGPRMLKTTRGEVKADRLVVATGPWSEQLGSMLGVRLPVLGAKGYSLLLPRANPHPTRSIYLIERKVAVNPHADALRIAGTLELVRNDFSINARRVDVILRGAKAMLNLGDSPVVRETWRGLRPCTPDGMPLIGRARGGGEVWLATGHQMTGLKTATGTGLLLAQLMSGETPRFDPEPFRADRY
- the folB gene encoding dihydroneopterin aldolase, whose product is MIGTTGLHNLRVDAIVGIYPHERDKAQTLFLDIELDYDFGPAAESDVISDAVDYDGVASSVTELIQTRRFQLLEAMAEATAAMVLERVPVVQEVRLEIRKPAAVPAAASSFVRVTRRRA
- a CDS encoding SDR family oxidoreductase, giving the protein MRKPRTDGAPVAVVTGGARRLGRHLCATLAARGYRVVVIYRASADDAEALAAEIGEGGGTARALQADIGVAAQVHEAFDNIAEHEGRVDLLINNVGNYNPQDVTLLDPAVWDATLATNLSGAYYCCFHAITLMPNGGQIISIGMAGLEGIRANRRGADYYVSKTGLLVLTRALASGYATRQIRVNMVSPGQLDNSIDLPPPDLIGLEVPLGRAGTVQDISQAVEYLLDATYVTGANIDVAGGYRL
- a CDS encoding phosphatidylserine/phosphatidylglycerophosphate/cardiolipin synthase family protein, with translation MRTTTSSFVPLWDRQAEWQRRMDMVRQAREFLYLSLFYIEYDAYGREMLDALLEAQRRGVRVQLIIDGFGQRLGGVLMTRADRAALSAALAALRAAGAVVTMYRPPRFVQRRLAGGHHVKIQVSEAGEAILSSGNVTKSSFDGWNEYAMAVRGAVVPVLLESCALIGGVVSPQHVAQLQAIAATEPGDITLDYWFCNPNLHQGPTGALGWRGPNALTDRMIEMVDASQRSLRMTSFYFKPTESLMAAVLRAARRGVHVEVHHSHRDALPATDLAWIAAAVRYRDLFSAGVHIYENRHGEHSKIVLVDDEWVACGSYNFEDAAHDRLAEAMLASRDERVVAPARAIFDGLRRDPDNEQVTPGVMDQWPAWVWRRVARYGRFKRWM
- the glgB gene encoding 1,4-alpha-glucan branching protein GlgB — translated: MNRVVTDYEAYLFGEGTWLRAWEKLGARPAVVEDKAGYTFAVWAPTASRVSVVGNFNGWDASAHPMRNLGVSGLWETFIPGVAEGEPYKFELQSALGGPSFTKADPFALAAEHPPRTASVTSTLGRHEWHDHSWMDARTLRGVALDAPMSIYEVHPGSWRRKPEEGNRSLNWKELSNELIPYVKQLGFTHIELMPVMEHPYEPSWGYQVTGYFAPTSRFGSPDDFRAFVDTCHLNGIGVILDWVPGHFPKDAHGLARFDGSALYEHEDPRQGEHQDWGTLIFNYGRHEIRNFLLTNALYWLESFHVDGLRVDAVASMLYLDYSRDAGQWIPNRHGGRENLDAIDFFRELNTITHEQHPGTAIIAEESTAFPAVSRPTWVGGLGFTYKWNMGWMNDILTYVSKDPVFRRWEHQHLTFSMLYAWNENFVLPFSHDEVVHGKGSLMTRIPGDEWQRAATLRTLFAFMYVHPGKKLMFMGSEFGQWHEWSHERSLDWHLLAGPVHSGLQRFVTDLNHRYLAEPSLYQVDFAEAGFEWIDCNDHEASVISLIRRATDPTDWVVAVLNWTPIVRHDYRIGVPEAGFYEELLNSDAEVYGGSNVGNEGGRQTEDVPRHGHQQSLVLTLPPMGALILKLRNLGS